The following are encoded in a window of Sphaeramia orbicularis chromosome 20, fSphaOr1.1, whole genome shotgun sequence genomic DNA:
- the plcxd2 gene encoding PI-PLC X domain-containing protein 2, producing the protein MKTRPTGIGTVNADWMGVLPSKLSAMPLKHLAVPGSHDSFTFWVDVEAPVGPDQKVYVQYLATMFSAFAKKVMVKWSMTQNMSFREQLDAGIRYFDLRISSKPGEPGIEVFFIHGLFGHKVRDGLLEISSFLSRHKKEVVFLDFNHFYAMDAEHHAYLINMLQEVFGSRLCNDCAVESITLDYLWEKKYQVIVFYHHTSGQGVPVMWPGSKIPAPWANTTEPDKLMQFLDTTLKERNKQGSFHVSQAILTPRVNTVAKGLLWGLRSYLVEKNLPTIMSWVAAQKPGVDGVNIVTSDFVDLTDFASIVIKLNNLLLSDQDQKRR; encoded by the exons ATGAAGACCCGACCTACGGGAATCGGCACTGTCAATGCCGATTGGATGGGTGTCCTTCCATCCAAGCTCAGTGCCATGCCTCTCAAACACCTCGCTGTGCCAG GCTCCCATGATTCCTTCACTTTCTGGGTGGATGTGGAGGCTCCTGTGGGTCCTGATCAGAAGGTGTACGTCCAGTACCTGGCTACCATGTTCAGCGCCTTTGCCAAGAAAGTCATGGTGAAGTGGTCTATGACCCAG AACATGTCATTCAGGGAACAGCTGGATGCAGGAATTCGCTACTTTGACCTTAGGATTTCATCCAAACCAGGCGAACCTGGGATAGAAGTCTTCTTCATTCATGGCCTCTTTGGACACAAG GTGAGAGACGGCCTTTTAGAAATCAGCTCTTTCTTATCAAGACACAAGAAAGAG GTAGTGTTCCTAGACTTCAATCACTTCTATGCAATGGATGCAGAGCACCATGCGTACCTTATCAACATGCTTCAGGAGGTGTTTGGCAGCAGGCTGTGTAACGACTGTGCTGTGGAGAGCATAACACTGGACTACCTCTGGGAGAAGAAGTACCAG GTGATAGTGTTTTACCATCATACCTCAGGTCAGGGTGTACCTGTCATGTGGCCTGGCAGTAAGATCCCCGCTCCCTGGGCAAACACAACTGAACCAGACAAGCTCATGCAG TTTTTGGATACCACTTTGAAGGAGAGAAATAAACAAGGCTCTTTCCACGTGTCCCAGGCCATCCTCACACCCAGAGTCAACACTGTGGCCAAAGGGCTGCTCTGGGGCCTACGCAGCTACCTGGTGGAGAA AAACCTGCCAACCATCATGTCCTGGGTTGCGGCTCAGAAACCTGGTGTGGACGGGGTTAACATCGTCACCTCTGACTTTGTGGATCTCACAGACTTTGCCAGCATTGTCATCAAACTCAACAACTTACTATTGTCAGACCAGGACCAAAAACGAAGATGA